A genomic region of Serinus canaria isolate serCan28SL12 chromosome 1A, serCan2020, whole genome shotgun sequence contains the following coding sequences:
- the EFCAB10 gene encoding EF-hand calcium-binding domain-containing protein 10: MAAGEEQSREYLRRHRLPELLHRLGALLLFHRPERPREFLIQVLERVKAGRRAEGEYPFLMDEGNVDAMFSLLDVLGQGSIRPAQYREALKTLGLSTEDLELEDDVEITRDEFKEGMKKKMLESWSVY; this comes from the exons ATGGCGGCGGGCGAGGAGCAGAGCCGCGAGTACCTGCGGCGGCACCGGCTGCCCGAGCTGCTGCACCGCCTCGGAGCGCTGCTGCTATTCCACCGCCCCG AACGGCCACGCGAGTTCCTGATCCAGGTGTTGGAGCGGGTGAAGGCTGGGAGGCGAGCCGAGGGCGAGTACCCGTTCCTCATGGACGAAGGCAACGTGGACGCCATGTTCAGCCTGCTGGATGTCCTAGGCCAGGGCTCCATCAGGCCCGCGCAGTACAGGGAAG CCCTCAAAACTTTGGGACTGAGCACTGAGGATTTGGAGCTAGAAGATGATGTGGAAATCACACGGGATGAATTCAAGGAAGGAAT GAAGAAAAAGATGCTGGAGAGCTGGTCTGTGTATTAG